The Brassica oleracea var. oleracea cultivar TO1000 chromosome C6, BOL, whole genome shotgun sequence genome includes a region encoding these proteins:
- the LOC106296257 gene encoding polyadenylate-binding protein-interacting protein 3-like isoform X5, producing MNSQPLSNGYPYRRVEHQAGGMNKAQQMKQHTLKKNGGKAGTVDISSRYPFEYLAACHIGHRVEVHLKDGSVYGAVFHAADVDALKLSGIVLKMASLIREGTLPGMKPPSPLVSKPPSKILIIPADEVVQVIAKDLPVYSDNASNSAQCERPLELLTDSSISQSTHVDLGRELERWVPDEDVPDCSDLENVFDDPWKRGWNQFEVNKTLFGVTSTFDEELYTTKLERGPRTRELEEQALRIAREIEGENTRDLHVAEERGFQLSGEFDMDEETKYSSVCPVNGFDDSGYEEDEEEEILLNCRNNLTFGDSTASDGMKSASTGNGKVYEESWGGGSLSSVGQSCSNSNMHARQPMFEQPSKVTPAPGNNNRNESQFGEQTNIKSVEATHYRKPSMESVSGLEDINEDAATSDPWRASDRQNSTDGKLLGRLSDRAKPESSCWRPGSSISRNPENSATSSPSSRPMLSPSSSIGSYSSEKSTLNPNAKEFKPNPNAKSFKPSPTATRPQSPVPEGSFYYPPLPPMPGIHIVYGMGAAFPGQHPVMYNNTPQLGPNQTYYSPSSPQMMVGPQRPALFMPPPPPYQPEMQYKGRDSY from the exons ATGAATAGCCAGCCTCTATCCAATGGATATCCATACAGAAGAGTTGAACACCAAGCAGGAGGGATGAATAAGGCTCAGCAGATGAAGCAACACACCCTGAAAA AGAATGGTGGGAAAGCTGGAACTGTGGATATCTCTTCTCGTTATCCGTTTGAGTATCTCGCAGCTTGCCATATCGGACACCGTGTTGAAGTTCATCTAAAAGATGGGTCGGTTTACGGTGCCGTATTTCATGCTGCTGATGTGGAC GCTTTGAAACTTTCAGGAATTGTTCTGAAAATGGCCTCTTTGATCAGGGAAGGTACTTTACCAGGAATGAAACCCCCTTCCCCGCTTGTCAGCAAGCCACCTTCAAAGATACTCATTATCCCTGCCGATGAAGTTGTGCAAGTTATAGCTAAA GACCTTCCTGTATACAGCGATAACGCCTCAAATTCAGCTCAATGCGAGAGACCTTTAGAGCTGTTGACAGACTCTTCTATCTCACAGTCTACTCATGTTGATTTGGGAAGAGAGCTTGAACGTTGGGTACCTGATGAAGATGTTCCAGATTGTTCAGATCTGGAGAATGTGTTTGATGACCCTTGGAAGAG GGGCTGGAATCAGTTTGAGGTCAATAAGACATTGTTTGGCGTAACAAGCACTTTTGACGAGGAATTGTATACAACAAAACTCGAGAGAGGTCCTCGGACGAGGGAGCTAGAAGAGCAAGCCTTGAGGATTGCAAGAGAGATCGAGGGTGAGAATACCCGAGATCTTCACGTAGCAGAG GAAAGAGGGTTTCAGCTTAGTGGAGAGTTTGATATGGATGAGGAAACTAAATACTCATCGGTCTGTCCAGTGAATGGATTTGATGATTCGGGTTATGAAGAAGATGAAGAAGAAGAAATTTTGTTGAATTGCCGTAATAATTTGACTTTTGGTGATTCAACTGCTTCTGATGGAATGAAATCTGCTTCAACTGGCAATGGCAAGGTCTATGAAGAATCATGG GGGGGTGGCAGTCTATCTAGCGTAGGTCAGAGCTGCTCGAACTCAAATATGCATGCTCGGCAGCCTATGTTCGAACAGCCATCAAAAGTTACTCCTGCTCCGGGCAACAATAACAG GAATGAGAGCCAGTTTGGTGAGCAGACAAACATCAAAAGTGTAGAGGCTACCCATTATAGAAAG CCGTCCATGGAATCAGTGTCTGGTCTTGAAG ATATTAATGAAGATGCAGCAACCTCTGATCCATGGAGAGCTTCTGATAGGCAAAATTCCACTGATGGAAAACTACTCGGTCGACTTTCTGACAGAGCGAAACCTGAGAGCTCTTGTTGGCGGCCTGGAAGCTCCATTTCTAGAAATCCAGAAAACTCTGCAACTTCCTCACCGTCAAGTCGTCCAATGCTATCACCAAGCTCTTCAATTGGTTCTTATTCTTCAGAAAAATCCACCCTCAACCCAAATGCCAAG GAATTTAAGCCAAACCCCAACGCAAAGAGTTTCAAACCATCTCCAACAGCTACACGGCCTCAGTCTCCAGTTCCTGAAGGATCTTTCTATTACCCTCCCCTTCCGCCGATGCCTGGAATACACATTGTATACGGA ATGGGAGCAGCATTCCCTGGACAACATCCAGTGATGTATAACAATACACCCCAGCTTGGTCCAAATCAAACTTACTATTCTCCAAGTAGTCCACAG ATGATGGTTGGTCCGCAGAGACCGGCTTTGTTTATGCCGCCGCCGCCGCCATACCAACCG GAGATGCAATATAAAGGAAGAGACTCTTATTAG